In the genome of Nitrospiraceae bacterium, the window TAAACCTTCTGTTTAAACGGGAATGATTTTTCCCCTATCTTGCCAGGCAGATTATATTTCATATTTTAAAATCTCCACGAGATTCCCGCACCCGTCAAAAAATCATCCGTGCCACGAGTCAGGCCGCCTCCGACCCGCACATCCAGTTGAAGATTGTATGTCAGATGATAGAGCACTCCCGTTTGAAGAAAATTTGCGCTGCCACTCGCCACATCTCTGGGATACAATCCGTAATATTCCACAAACCCGGTTAATCGATCCCGGATGGCTGCGCTCAGTCCCAGGGACGAGGAGACCTGCACATACCGCGTGCCCTGAGAAGTAGGACTGCCGATATTCACCGTTCCGAATAGCCCCACCCTTTTATTCAACGCATACGTCAAAATCGTCCGGAATAGCGGGTCAAGTCGATCCGAGGAGAAATTCTTATCACCCGTGGGGATCGACAGCCGGCCGACAAAACTTAACCGGGGTCTCAACCCCTGTTGCTGCAAAGCCTGAACTTTAAATCCCAGGGCCAGATCATTGAACCCATTCACATCCCGGCCATTGTCAATGTAAGTCAGATTTGGCCATTCCACGCGCAATTCA includes:
- a CDS encoding transporter; translation: MRVFCVSNLNRIGRSLPGVLGWSLCVVLLGSAWCYGQENGGEAPPSRPWIMGQAGAFTQPIETDRPTFSLSPNTIPKGRIQIETGYTFSLEKASPDVKTHNFPETLVRIGLTERTELRVEWPNLTYIDNGRDVNGFNDLALGFKVQALQQQGLRPRLSFVGRLSIPTGDKNFSSDRLDPLFRTILTYALNKRVGLFGTVNIGSPTSQGTRYVQVSSSLGLSAAIRDRLTGFVEYYGLYPRDVASGSANFLQTGVLYHLTYNLQLDVRVGGGLTRGTDDFLTGAGISWRF